A part of Rhodamnia argentea isolate NSW1041297 chromosome 8, ASM2092103v1, whole genome shotgun sequence genomic DNA contains:
- the LOC115726156 gene encoding dolichyl-diphosphooligosaccharide--protein glycosyltransferase subunit 4A, which produces MIDDQDLGFFANFLGIFIFLLVIGYHFVMADPKYEGN; this is translated from the coding sequence ATGATTGATGATCAGGACCTCGGCTTTTTTGCCAACTTTCTTGGTATTTTCATCTTTCTCCTGGTAATAGGGTACCATTTTGTGATGGCTGACCCAAAATATGAAGGCAACTGA